The following coding sequences are from one Microbacterium wangchenii window:
- a CDS encoding NAD(P)-dependent alcohol dehydrogenase: MTEIPRTMNASVLTEVQSIAVEQRPVPAVAPDEVLVQVAAVGVCGSDVHYYQHGRIGDFVVEAPIILGHELSGRIVAVGDDVDPARIGRRVAVEPQRPCRVCEFCKAGQYNLCPKMEFFATPPIDGAFCEYVTIQADFAFDIPDSISDNAAALMEPLSVGIAAAQKGGVKVGDRVLIAGGGPIGIIAAQVARAFGASEVIVSDINPSRRELAQQYGVTRVVDPAAESLDGLDAHVFIDASGAAPAIRAGIRATRPGGTVVLVGSADEIPFSVPDVAMREINVTGIFRYTGTWPIARTLVESGQVDLDSLVTHVFGLEQVEEALTGDGALDSLKRIVRPGVARVADPVAAARGEA; this comes from the coding sequence ATGACCGAGATCCCCCGAACCATGAACGCCAGCGTCCTGACCGAGGTCCAGTCGATCGCGGTCGAGCAGCGTCCCGTTCCGGCGGTCGCCCCCGACGAGGTGCTCGTCCAGGTCGCCGCCGTCGGCGTGTGCGGATCGGACGTGCACTACTACCAGCACGGCCGCATCGGCGACTTCGTCGTGGAGGCACCGATCATCCTCGGACACGAGCTGAGCGGACGCATCGTGGCGGTGGGCGACGACGTCGACCCCGCCCGCATCGGCCGCCGCGTCGCCGTCGAGCCGCAGCGGCCCTGCCGCGTGTGCGAGTTCTGCAAGGCGGGCCAGTACAACCTGTGCCCGAAGATGGAGTTCTTCGCGACGCCGCCCATCGACGGTGCGTTCTGCGAGTACGTCACCATCCAGGCCGACTTCGCCTTCGACATCCCCGACTCGATCAGCGACAACGCCGCGGCGCTCATGGAGCCGCTGTCGGTCGGGATCGCCGCCGCCCAGAAGGGCGGCGTCAAGGTCGGCGACCGCGTCCTCATCGCCGGCGGTGGCCCGATCGGCATCATCGCCGCGCAGGTGGCGCGCGCGTTCGGGGCGAGCGAGGTCATCGTCTCCGACATCAACCCCTCCCGTCGCGAGCTCGCGCAGCAGTACGGAGTGACGCGTGTGGTCGACCCGGCGGCGGAGTCCCTGGACGGCCTGGACGCCCACGTCTTCATCGACGCATCCGGAGCGGCCCCGGCGATCCGGGCCGGAATCCGGGCCACGCGCCCCGGCGGCACCGTCGTCCTCGTCGGGAGCGCGGACGAGATCCCCTTCTCGGTGCCCGACGTCGCGATGCGCGAGATCAACGTCACCGGCATCTTCCGCTACACCGGGACGTGGCCCATCGCACGCACGCTCGTGGAGTCGGGCCAGGTCGACCTGGATTCGCTCGTGACCCACGTCTTCGGGCTCGAGCAGGTCGAAGAGGCGCTCACCGGAGACGGCGCGCTGGACAGCCTCAAGCGCATCGTGCGTCCCGGCGTCGCGCGGGTCGCGGATCCCGTGGCGGCGGCGCGGGGTGAGGCATGA
- a CDS encoding sugar-binding transcriptional regulator, with translation MRAQTSAGENTVADRALLGMVARLYYLEDLPRVDIAERLGISRFKVARLLTRAREEGVVTIAVHDHGLPDPLLSEELRAALDLRECHVVRSHGTRDNVRQQLGATAAEVLSATLSDGEVLGLTWGRSLTATTSQLSALPRVTVVQLTGFVSGEMGASPVELVREASQRAGGAVYPIFSPLFVKDAETADNLKQHPDIQKALRLFPQVTTAVVSVGSWNPPVTQVREVLAPDDVAHATARGCVADVAGILVREDGSLVDPEFQRRTVSISHEELHAVPRVMAVAGGEEKAEAIRAIAKAGLMTSLVTDHALAEAALAAIRDE, from the coding sequence TTGCGCGCTCAAACGAGCGCCGGCGAGAACACCGTCGCTGATCGCGCGCTCCTCGGGATGGTCGCGCGGCTCTACTACCTCGAAGATCTTCCCCGTGTCGACATCGCCGAGCGCCTCGGGATCTCGCGGTTCAAAGTCGCCCGCCTCCTCACCCGCGCGCGCGAAGAGGGGGTGGTCACGATCGCCGTGCACGACCACGGACTGCCCGACCCTCTGCTCAGCGAGGAACTGCGCGCAGCACTGGACCTGCGGGAGTGCCACGTGGTGCGTTCGCACGGCACGCGGGACAACGTGCGCCAGCAGCTGGGCGCCACGGCGGCGGAGGTGCTCAGCGCGACACTGTCGGACGGCGAGGTCCTGGGGCTGACGTGGGGTCGCTCTCTCACCGCGACGACGTCGCAGCTGAGCGCGCTGCCGCGGGTCACCGTTGTCCAGCTCACCGGCTTCGTCAGCGGCGAGATGGGAGCCTCCCCCGTCGAGCTGGTCCGCGAGGCGTCCCAGCGCGCCGGCGGCGCGGTGTACCCGATCTTCTCGCCCCTGTTCGTCAAGGACGCCGAGACCGCCGACAACCTCAAACAGCATCCCGACATCCAGAAGGCGCTGCGCCTGTTCCCCCAGGTCACCACCGCGGTGGTCTCGGTGGGCAGCTGGAACCCGCCGGTCACCCAGGTGCGCGAAGTGCTGGCACCCGACGACGTCGCCCACGCCACCGCGCGGGGATGCGTCGCCGACGTGGCCGGCATCCTCGTCCGCGAGGACGGCTCCCTCGTCGACCCGGAGTTCCAGCGTCGCACCGTCTCGATCTCGCACGAGGAGCTGCACGCCGTCCCCCGCGTCATGGCCGTGGCCGGAGGCGAGGAGAAGGCCGAGGCGATCCGTGCCATCGCCAAGGCCGGCCTCATGACGAGCCTCGTGACCGACCACGCCCTCGCCGAAGCCGCCCTGGCCGCGATCCGCGACGAGTGA